A genomic region of Ammospiza nelsoni isolate bAmmNel1 chromosome 3, bAmmNel1.pri, whole genome shotgun sequence contains the following coding sequences:
- the PTK7 gene encoding inactive tyrosine-protein kinase 7 isoform X2 — MAAVRALLVLAVGAQASILFTKEPYSQDALHGRSAILRCEVKEPADVEFQWLQDGVPVQDTEQRFKEGSNLQFAAVDRHRDAGLFQCLARNVLTGEEARTANASFNIKWIETGGVVLKQPASVAEIQPSSTVVLRCHIDGHPRPSWQWFRDGVPLPESHSSYSVSSKERTLTLPSASPDDNGLYYCCARSAVGSVCSHDNFTLNVIDESFPQAVIVPQDLIVTKNEEAMFDCQFAAVPPPTQEWLFEDNPVTNRSKTTVFANGSLLITQVRARSTGVYKCVGHGQRGKTLVLKATLRLAEIEDMAPFSPKVLTANQGHRVSCTAPQGIPTPQIWWERNQERVPTTGRVYQEAEQLIFTSITEMDAGIYTCHAANKAGEKKQELSITVATVPKWVEMPKDSQLEESKPGYLHCLSKASLKPTVTWYRNGVSISEDSRFEISENGTLRINNVEVYDGTMYKCVSSTPAGSIEGYARVHVLEKLKFTPPPQPLQCMEFDKDVTVSCSATGREKPTVQWTKTDGSSLPSHVSHNAGILSFHKVSRSDSGNYTCIASNRPQGEIRATVQLVVAVYVTFKLEPEPTTVYPGHTAMFQCQAEGDPVPHIQWKGKDKILDPGKLLPRIQIMPNGSLVIYDVTSEDSGKYTCIAGNSCNIKHREAFLYVVDKPAAEEDEGPASHTPYKMIQTIGLSVGAAVAYIIIVLGLMFYCKKRRKAKRLKKHPEGEEPEMECLNGGALLQNGQMTAEIQEEVALTSLGSSSGASKRHSATDKMHFPRSNLQTITTLGRGEFGEVFLAKAKGAEDGEGEALVLVKSLQTRDEQLQLDFRREAEMFGKLNHANVVRLLGLCREAEPHYMVLEYVDLGDLKQFLRISKSKDESLKPQPLTTKHKVSLCTQVALGMEHLSNGRFVHRDLAARNCLVSAQRQVKVSSLSLSKDVYNSEYYHFRQAWIPLRWMPPEAVLEDEFSTKSDVWSFGVLMWEVFTHGEMPYTPLADDEVLAGLQSGKTKLPAPEGCPSRLAKLMQRCWAPSPKDRPSFSELATTLGDSPADSKA; from the exons CCGTGGGCGCCCAGGCGAGCATTCTGTTCACCAAAGAGCCGTACTCGCAGGACGCCCTGCACGGCCGCAGCGCCATCCTCCGCTGCGAGGTCAAGGAGCCGGCCGACGTGGAGTTCCAGTGGCTGCAGGATGGAGTTCCCGTCCAGGACACGGAGCAGCGCTTCAAGGAGGGCAGCAACCTCCAGTTTGCCGCCGTGGATCGGCACCGGGACGCCGGGCTCTTCCAGTGCCTGGCGAGGAACGTGCTCACCGGGGAGGAGGCGCGCACAGCCAACGCCTCCTTCAACATCAAGT GGATTGAGACAGGTGGTGTGGTTCTGAAGCAGCCGGCCAGCGTAGCCGAGATCCAGCCCTCCTCCACAGTGGTGCTGCGGTGTCACATCGATGGCCACCCACG CCCCTCGTGGCAGTGGTTCCGGGACGGTGTCCCCCTCCCGGAGAGCCACAGCTCCTACTCTGTGAGCAGCAAGGAGCGGACGCTGACCCTGCCGAGCGCCAGCCCCGATGACAACGGGCTCTACTACTGCTGTGCCCGCAGCGCCGTCGGCTCCGTCTGCAGCCACGACAACTTCACGCTCAATGTCATCG ATGAGAGCTTTCCTCAGGCAGTGATCGTCCCTCAGGACCTCATCGTGACCAAGAATGAAGAGGCCATGTTCGACTGCCAGTTTGCAGCCGTGCCCCCTCCCACGCAGGAGTGGCTCTTTGAAGACAACCCTGTCACCAACAGATCCAA GACCACCGTGTTTGCCAATGGCTCCCTGCTGATCACCCAGGTGAGGGCTCGCAGCACCGGTGTCTACAAGTGCGTTGGCCACGGGCAGAGGGGGAAAACTCTGGTGCTGAAGGCAACTCTGCGGCTGGCAG AGATTGAAGACATGGCGCCCTTCTCCCCGAAGGTGTTGACAGCAAACCAGGGGCACCGCGTGTCCTGCACTGCCCCACAGGGCATACCCACACCCCAGATCTGGTGGGAGAGAAACCAGGAACGAGTTCCCACCACTGGCAGGGTGTACcaagaggcagagcagctcatttTCACCAGTATCACCGAGATGGATGCAGGGATCTACACATGCCATGCTGCCAACAAGGCTGGAGAGAAGAAACAGGAGCTGAGCATCACTGTGGCTA CGGTACCCAAATGGGTGGAGATGCCCAAGGACAGCCAGCTGGAGGAGAGCAAGCCAGGATACCTGCACTGCCTCAGCAAGGCCTCCCTGAAGCCCACCGTCACCTGGTACCGCAACGGCGTCTCCATTTCTGAG GACTCGCGGTTCGAGATCTCGGAGAACGGGACGCTGCGCATCAACAACGTGGAGGTGTACGACGGCACCATGTACAAGTGTGTGAGCAGCACCCCGGCGGGCAGCATCGAGGGATACGCACGGGTGCACGTGCTGG AGAAGCTGAAGTTCACGCCGCCacctcagcccctgcagtgcaTGGAGTTTGATAAGGATGTCACAGTGTCCTGCTCGGCCACGGGCCGGGAGAAACCCACCGTCCAGTGGACTAAGACAG ATGGGAGCAGCCTGCCATCCCACGTCAGCCACAATGCTGGCATCCTGTCCTTCCACAAGGTGAGCAGGAGCGACTCAGGGAACTACACGTGCATCGCCTCCAACAGGCCGCAGGGCGAGATCCGCGCCACCGTGCAGCTCGTGGTAGCAG TTTACGTCACCTTCAAGCTGGAGCCAGAGCCCACAACGGTGTACCCGGGCCATACAGCCATGTTCCAGTGCCAGGCAGAGGGGGACCCCGTACCGCACATCCAGTGGAAAGGGAAGGACAAGATTTTGGATCCTGGCAAGCTCCTGCCCAG GATTCAGATCATGCCCAACGGCTCCTTGGTGATTTACGACGTCACCTCCGAGGACTCTGGAAAATACACCTGCATCGCTGGCAACAGCTGCAACATCAAGCACCGGGAGGCATTCCTCTATGTTGTAG ACAAGCCAGCAGCGGAAGAGGATGAGGGACCTGCCAGCCACACGCCCTACAAGATGATCCAGACCATTGGGCTCTCAGTGGGGGCAGCTGTTGCCTACATTATCATTGTGCTGGGACTGATGTTCTACTGtaagaagaggaggaaagccAAGAGGCTGAAGAAGCACCCAGAGGGCGAGGAGCCTGAGATGGAGTGTCTGAACG GCGGTGCTTTGCTGCAGAATGGGCAGATGACAGCAGAGATTCAGGAAGAAGTGGCCTTgaccagcctgggcagcagctctggggccagCAAGCGCCACAGCGCCACGGACAAGATGCACTTTCCACGTTCCAACCTGCAGACAATCACAACCCTGG GCAGGGGGGAGTTTGGTGAAGTGTTCCTGGCCAAGGCCAAAGGTGCAGAAGATGGTGAGGGCGAGGCGCTGGTGCTGGTGAAGAGCCTGCAGACGAGGgatgagcagctgcagctggatttCCGGCGGGAGGCAGAGATGTTTGGGAAGCTGAACCACGCCAACGTGGTgcggctgctggggctgtgccgcGAGGCTGAGCCTCACTACATGGTCCTGGAGTACGTGGACCTG GGGGATCTGAAGCAGTTTCTGAGAATCTCCAAGAGCAAAGATGAGTCTCTGAAGCCACAGCCACTCACTACCAAACACAAG GTGtctctgtgcacacaggtgGCCCTGGGCATGGAGCACCTCTCCAACGGCAGGTTCGTGCACCGGGATTTGGCAGCCAGGAATTGCCTGGTCAGCGCCCAGCGCCAGGTCAAGGTCTCCTCCCTGAGCCTCAGCAAGGACGTGTACAACAG CGAGTACTACCACTTCCGCCAGGCCTGGATCCCGCTGCGCTGGATGCCgcctgaggctgtgctggaagaTGAGTTCTCCACTAAGTCGGATGTGTGGTCCTTTGGGGTGCTCATGTGGGAGGTCTTCACGCATGGGGAGATGCCCTACACTCCACTGGCAGATGATGAGGTGCTAGCAG GTCTCCAGTCCGGGAAGACGAAGCTCCCGGCGCCCGAGGGCTGCCCGTCCCGCCTGGCCAAGCTGATGCAGCGCTGCTGGGCCCCCAGCCCCAAGGACCGGCCCTCCTTCAGCGAGCTTGCCACCACCCTTGGGGACAGCCCAGCCGACAGCAAAGcctga
- the PTK7 gene encoding inactive tyrosine-protein kinase 7 isoform X1: protein MAAVRALLVLAVGAQASILFTKEPYSQDALHGRSAILRCEVKEPADVEFQWLQDGVPVQDTEQRFKEGSNLQFAAVDRHRDAGLFQCLARNVLTGEEARTANASFNIKWIETGGVVLKQPASVAEIQPSSTVVLRCHIDGHPRPSWQWFRDGVPLPESHSSYSVSSKERTLTLPSASPDDNGLYYCCARSAVGSVCSHDNFTLNVIDESFPQAVIVPQDLIVTKNEEAMFDCQFAAVPPPTQEWLFEDNPVTNRSKTTVFANGSLLITQVRARSTGVYKCVGHGQRGKTLVLKATLRLAEIEDMAPFSPKVLTANQGHRVSCTAPQGIPTPQIWWERNQERVPTTGRVYQEAEQLIFTSITEMDAGIYTCHAANKAGEKKQELSITVATVPKWVEMPKDSQLEESKPGYLHCLSKASLKPTVTWYRNGVSISEDSRFEISENGTLRINNVEVYDGTMYKCVSSTPAGSIEGYARVHVLEKLKFTPPPQPLQCMEFDKDVTVSCSATGREKPTVQWTKTDGSSLPSHVSHNAGILSFHKVSRSDSGNYTCIASNRPQGEIRATVQLVVAVYVTFKLEPEPTTVYPGHTAMFQCQAEGDPVPHIQWKGKDKILDPGKLLPRIQIMPNGSLVIYDVTSEDSGKYTCIAGNSCNIKHREAFLYVVDKPAAEEDEGPASHTPYKMIQTIGLSVGAAVAYIIIVLGLMFYCKKRRKAKRLKKHPEGEEPEMECLNGEAGGALLQNGQMTAEIQEEVALTSLGSSSGASKRHSATDKMHFPRSNLQTITTLGRGEFGEVFLAKAKGAEDGEGEALVLVKSLQTRDEQLQLDFRREAEMFGKLNHANVVRLLGLCREAEPHYMVLEYVDLGDLKQFLRISKSKDESLKPQPLTTKHKVSLCTQVALGMEHLSNGRFVHRDLAARNCLVSAQRQVKVSSLSLSKDVYNSEYYHFRQAWIPLRWMPPEAVLEDEFSTKSDVWSFGVLMWEVFTHGEMPYTPLADDEVLAGLQSGKTKLPAPEGCPSRLAKLMQRCWAPSPKDRPSFSELATTLGDSPADSKA from the exons CCGTGGGCGCCCAGGCGAGCATTCTGTTCACCAAAGAGCCGTACTCGCAGGACGCCCTGCACGGCCGCAGCGCCATCCTCCGCTGCGAGGTCAAGGAGCCGGCCGACGTGGAGTTCCAGTGGCTGCAGGATGGAGTTCCCGTCCAGGACACGGAGCAGCGCTTCAAGGAGGGCAGCAACCTCCAGTTTGCCGCCGTGGATCGGCACCGGGACGCCGGGCTCTTCCAGTGCCTGGCGAGGAACGTGCTCACCGGGGAGGAGGCGCGCACAGCCAACGCCTCCTTCAACATCAAGT GGATTGAGACAGGTGGTGTGGTTCTGAAGCAGCCGGCCAGCGTAGCCGAGATCCAGCCCTCCTCCACAGTGGTGCTGCGGTGTCACATCGATGGCCACCCACG CCCCTCGTGGCAGTGGTTCCGGGACGGTGTCCCCCTCCCGGAGAGCCACAGCTCCTACTCTGTGAGCAGCAAGGAGCGGACGCTGACCCTGCCGAGCGCCAGCCCCGATGACAACGGGCTCTACTACTGCTGTGCCCGCAGCGCCGTCGGCTCCGTCTGCAGCCACGACAACTTCACGCTCAATGTCATCG ATGAGAGCTTTCCTCAGGCAGTGATCGTCCCTCAGGACCTCATCGTGACCAAGAATGAAGAGGCCATGTTCGACTGCCAGTTTGCAGCCGTGCCCCCTCCCACGCAGGAGTGGCTCTTTGAAGACAACCCTGTCACCAACAGATCCAA GACCACCGTGTTTGCCAATGGCTCCCTGCTGATCACCCAGGTGAGGGCTCGCAGCACCGGTGTCTACAAGTGCGTTGGCCACGGGCAGAGGGGGAAAACTCTGGTGCTGAAGGCAACTCTGCGGCTGGCAG AGATTGAAGACATGGCGCCCTTCTCCCCGAAGGTGTTGACAGCAAACCAGGGGCACCGCGTGTCCTGCACTGCCCCACAGGGCATACCCACACCCCAGATCTGGTGGGAGAGAAACCAGGAACGAGTTCCCACCACTGGCAGGGTGTACcaagaggcagagcagctcatttTCACCAGTATCACCGAGATGGATGCAGGGATCTACACATGCCATGCTGCCAACAAGGCTGGAGAGAAGAAACAGGAGCTGAGCATCACTGTGGCTA CGGTACCCAAATGGGTGGAGATGCCCAAGGACAGCCAGCTGGAGGAGAGCAAGCCAGGATACCTGCACTGCCTCAGCAAGGCCTCCCTGAAGCCCACCGTCACCTGGTACCGCAACGGCGTCTCCATTTCTGAG GACTCGCGGTTCGAGATCTCGGAGAACGGGACGCTGCGCATCAACAACGTGGAGGTGTACGACGGCACCATGTACAAGTGTGTGAGCAGCACCCCGGCGGGCAGCATCGAGGGATACGCACGGGTGCACGTGCTGG AGAAGCTGAAGTTCACGCCGCCacctcagcccctgcagtgcaTGGAGTTTGATAAGGATGTCACAGTGTCCTGCTCGGCCACGGGCCGGGAGAAACCCACCGTCCAGTGGACTAAGACAG ATGGGAGCAGCCTGCCATCCCACGTCAGCCACAATGCTGGCATCCTGTCCTTCCACAAGGTGAGCAGGAGCGACTCAGGGAACTACACGTGCATCGCCTCCAACAGGCCGCAGGGCGAGATCCGCGCCACCGTGCAGCTCGTGGTAGCAG TTTACGTCACCTTCAAGCTGGAGCCAGAGCCCACAACGGTGTACCCGGGCCATACAGCCATGTTCCAGTGCCAGGCAGAGGGGGACCCCGTACCGCACATCCAGTGGAAAGGGAAGGACAAGATTTTGGATCCTGGCAAGCTCCTGCCCAG GATTCAGATCATGCCCAACGGCTCCTTGGTGATTTACGACGTCACCTCCGAGGACTCTGGAAAATACACCTGCATCGCTGGCAACAGCTGCAACATCAAGCACCGGGAGGCATTCCTCTATGTTGTAG ACAAGCCAGCAGCGGAAGAGGATGAGGGACCTGCCAGCCACACGCCCTACAAGATGATCCAGACCATTGGGCTCTCAGTGGGGGCAGCTGTTGCCTACATTATCATTGTGCTGGGACTGATGTTCTACTGtaagaagaggaggaaagccAAGAGGCTGAAGAAGCACCCAGAGGGCGAGGAGCCTGAGATGGAGTGTCTGAACGGTGAGGCCG GCGGTGCTTTGCTGCAGAATGGGCAGATGACAGCAGAGATTCAGGAAGAAGTGGCCTTgaccagcctgggcagcagctctggggccagCAAGCGCCACAGCGCCACGGACAAGATGCACTTTCCACGTTCCAACCTGCAGACAATCACAACCCTGG GCAGGGGGGAGTTTGGTGAAGTGTTCCTGGCCAAGGCCAAAGGTGCAGAAGATGGTGAGGGCGAGGCGCTGGTGCTGGTGAAGAGCCTGCAGACGAGGgatgagcagctgcagctggatttCCGGCGGGAGGCAGAGATGTTTGGGAAGCTGAACCACGCCAACGTGGTgcggctgctggggctgtgccgcGAGGCTGAGCCTCACTACATGGTCCTGGAGTACGTGGACCTG GGGGATCTGAAGCAGTTTCTGAGAATCTCCAAGAGCAAAGATGAGTCTCTGAAGCCACAGCCACTCACTACCAAACACAAG GTGtctctgtgcacacaggtgGCCCTGGGCATGGAGCACCTCTCCAACGGCAGGTTCGTGCACCGGGATTTGGCAGCCAGGAATTGCCTGGTCAGCGCCCAGCGCCAGGTCAAGGTCTCCTCCCTGAGCCTCAGCAAGGACGTGTACAACAG CGAGTACTACCACTTCCGCCAGGCCTGGATCCCGCTGCGCTGGATGCCgcctgaggctgtgctggaagaTGAGTTCTCCACTAAGTCGGATGTGTGGTCCTTTGGGGTGCTCATGTGGGAGGTCTTCACGCATGGGGAGATGCCCTACACTCCACTGGCAGATGATGAGGTGCTAGCAG GTCTCCAGTCCGGGAAGACGAAGCTCCCGGCGCCCGAGGGCTGCCCGTCCCGCCTGGCCAAGCTGATGCAGCGCTGCTGGGCCCCCAGCCCCAAGGACCGGCCCTCCTTCAGCGAGCTTGCCACCACCCTTGGGGACAGCCCAGCCGACAGCAAAGcctga